Genomic segment of Canis lupus dingo isolate Sandy chromosome 9, ASM325472v2, whole genome shotgun sequence:
ATAGGTTTAGTTAAAATGTCAGATtcagagcttttatttttctatagctGACTGCTGGAATGAAGCTGATTCTCAATTTCAGTAACAAAGCAAAATTTAGATACTTTGGTTTCTGCAGTTTTGTAAGTTATTCTGAATACTATCCacaactcttttaaaatatatatagtcaaaCCCTAGGCTTATCTTAActaaaataatggttaaaaactAATGTACTAAAATGTTTTTGCTAAATCCaagaatctaaaattaaaatttcctaattatgatacaaatgtttatttttattttttaaaaaatattttattacttatttatgagagacagagagagagagaggcagagacacaggcagagggagaagcaagctccatgcagggagcctgatgtgggactcgatcccggatgtccaggatcaggccctgggcagaaggcggcgctaaaccactgagctacccgggctgcccgacacaAATGTTTAAAAGGCTGATTCAAAAAATGAGAGCATCTCAAAACACGACGTTATCATCATTTTAACTACTGAAAGGtaacttgaaattaaattttctagTTTACACTGGAAGTGgttccctttatcattattattttaattctttatttattttagagaaagcatgtggggggtaggggtggagggaaagggagacagaatcttgagtagactccttgttgagcttggagcctggacaaggggcttaatcccatgaccctgagatcatgacctgagctaaaatcaagagtgggctgcttaaccaactgagccactgttCCCTTTATTCTTCTTTGTTATTAACAAAATAGCAGCATCACAAGAAAAATGGGAAACAGTGGGGAGAGAAAATGAACCGATGTTTGGAGAAGTTGTccctcctcccatctctctcAGGGTCCACGGCAACACACTTCTTAGGAAGCAGCACAATCATTCTAGATCCCTTCTTTATCCTTTAAATTTAATCAACAaccaaattctatttattttctttattaaaataactcCATCCCATCTATCCCTCAGCTACAGCCTTGACAGAAGCCCACAGGAGCCTTCACTTACTCTCAGCTCCATTCCTGTCTCTCCCCCAAGTGCATTCTCCACACTGACTGCCAGAGGAGTCTTTGTAAGATGCAAGCCTGGTCACTGTCCTCTCAGATCAAAGTTTCCACTACTGCAGTATATAAACTTTGTGAAGTTCCAGACCCTTTCCATATCTCCGACTTTCTTCTTCACTGATCCCTGTGTTTGGAGGCACTTCTGTTCATCCTACAGGTTTGTCGTCTCCATGCCCCTGCTCAGACTATGGCATCTGTCCGCTTACCGGGTACTCTTCTTACAAATCTTACCTCCTCTGTCAATTTCTGCAGATCTAGCctgacctttctttttctttttaggattttatttttggggcgcctgggtggcttggttggttaagcatctgctttggctcaggtcatgatctctgggtcctgggatcaagtccctcattgggctccctgctctgcagggagctgcttctccctcttcctgccactctgcctagttgtaccctgtcaaataaataaagaaaaccttaaaaacacacacacatacaaaatacacacacacacacacacacacacacacacatatatatgtattttaagcaatctccacctccgacatggggcttggactcacaaccccgagatcaagagtatgctctactgactgagccagccaggtgtccccctttCAGGTAGAACCAATCAACTCTCTACTTATGCTGCACTccatttgatatatatttgtaCCCTAATATCTAGaatacttttactttcttttttttttaagattttatttatttgtttctgggagacacagagagagaggcagagacacaggcagagggagaagcaggttccctgcagaagcctgatgtgggactcgattccaggaccctggggatcatgacctgagcaaaaggcagacgctcaaccactaagccacccaggtgccccaaatactTTTACTTATAAATCCATCTTTCCCTATGACTTATTTTCAAGCTGTCTGAAGGTAGGGACCACATCTCACTTTCCCACATGTTCCAGCATATTtgtacagtgcctggtacatagaaaGCTCATAATACATGTTTGCTATGTGAATGAATGctgaaataattccatttatagtgATACCAAGAAGATCAAAGATCAGGTTTAAGACTTGTTACCCATTCCCAGAACTACCAAGCAAGCAGCAGATAGAAAGagcaactttcttttcttttttaaaaagttttatttatttattcatgagagacacacacacagagagaggcagagacacaggcagagagagaagcaggctccatggagggagcctgatgtgggattcgatcccaggactccaggatcacgccctgggccgaaggcaggcaccaaaccgctgcgccacccagggatcccagaaagagcAACTTTCACCCACAACCATCCCACCATTCATTCTTAAGAAATTCCTTCTGGTTTATAtgatgtaagttttttttttttttaaggattttatttatttgttcatgagagacacacagaggcagagggagaagcaggctccctgcgggacgtcagatgtgggacttgatccccgaacccgtggatcatgacctgacccaaatgcagatgctcaaccactgagccacccaagtgtccctatatGCTGtaacattttgaattctttttttttttttttttttttcaattttattttttggatgtctgggtggctcagcaattgagcatctgtcttcctttggttcagggcttgatcccagattcctgggatggagtcccacactggcctccttacatggagcctgcttctcctcccctgcctgtgtctctgcctctctttctgtgtctcttatgaataaataaatattttttaaaaattaaaataaaataaattttatatttttaaagattttatttatttattcatgagagatacagagagagagagaggcagagacacaggcagagggagaagcggggtccatgtagggagcccgacgtgggactcgatcccgggtctccaggatcatgccctgggccgaaggcagcgctaaaccgctgaaccacctgggctgccctaaattttatttttaagtaatgtctacacccaacgtgaggcCTGAACTgacaccccaagatcaagagtcacgtgctttactgagtcagccaggcacccttaaaaTTTTGGATTCTTGAGAGGTCCCTTCAAAATAAGAATGCTAAAAcattgtgggtttttgtttttgtttttcctgaaaagCCAAATATAAGGGAATAGGGTGGGGGGAAGTAAGAGGGATAAGATAAATTCTGATACATTTTGGGAAATACACAAACAACACTGGGAGAACAAATTTACACCACTATTACCCTGAGCATagcaaaaaaccccccaaaacaaaaaaaacctaaagcaAAGAATTAAAGATATAACCTTCAAAAGAAACATTTGACTGTCAcacttgaaaattaaaagtttgtgGTGGAAATCACCCCAGTTCACTTCTGGGCCGGCACTTACATGTTCCACGACTCTGTTCTTTAAGTCTGTCCACCTCCTTTCGCCTTCCTCTGTAGAACCAAAAACATCAGTCGCTGGACTCTCAAGAGACCCTTTCCTTAACTCCATCCCATAGTCTTCAACAAGGGTGGACCAACGCATGAGCTCCATTGTAGTAAAGAGCTTTAAAAGATCCCTGTAAATtgtataaaattgtataaaattgtataaatCTGGAAAAACGTAACATAAGGTAATATAATGGCAAATGCTTAAATATTGGCAAAGATCGTACTTGTAAgttcttatttgtaaaacaaaatataagttgattattatttatttactgccATTTTTTTCCACAGCAGTTCTGAATGGAGCATTCCTCTACTTAACATTCTGCTCCCTCCCACAATGTATTTGCCAGTCTCTGGAATAATTAGCATAAGCTTACCAATgagacagataaaagaaaaacagcttttaAGAACTAAAAGCCCACTGTGTGTAGGAAGTGTATGTCTGTTTTATATAGACTTCTGAAAATCACTTAAGTCCTAAACTactaaaattttatcaaatgattaATAACCAAAGCTGCTAAAGTGagcttgagggatccctgggtggcgcagcggtttggcgcctgcctttggcccagggcgcgatcctggagacccgggatcgaatcccacgtcgggctctcggtgcatggagcctgcttctccctctgcctatgtctctgcctctctctctctctgtatgtgactatcataaataaataaataaataaataaataaataaataaataaataaagtgagctTGAAATGCAACTTCTGACAAGTGGTCcattttaggttgtttttttttttttttttttaaaaaaaaagaaagctcacacccagtggagcccaatgtgaggcccAAACTTGTAACCCctagatcaagacctgagctgagaccaagggtcaaatgcttaactgactgagctacttaGGTGCCCCTTGATAAGTGGTTTCAGAATGAAGTGTGTTATAacctcattaatttcttttttaaaaattaattaacttgtttattcatgagagaggcagagacacagagggaaaagcaggctctccatggggaccccaatgtgggacacaatcccaggaccccaggatcactacctgagtcaaaggcagacgctcaaccactgagccacccaggtgcccaatctCATTAATTTCTAAAGCAGCAGGACAAAAACCATTTCACTACTCTATAACCTCTAGTTTTATTCGCCAATACAATCTATCAGGAACCAATTAAGCAGATGTACACTTAGGTTAaccatttttccttcaaaatggtGTTTCTGCTGAGATGTACTACACTAGCTATAAAAGTACTTACTTGTATTTAGGAATTTCTTCTAACTTCTTGTCACCACTTATTCGGTGAACCAAATCTGACTGTTCGTTGTCAAAAGGAGCCAAGATCACATAGAGGACAACACTTTTCAGAGCCTAAAAACGTTGTATAACACAATGGATCATAAGCAAGCTTAGAAACAAAGTGGAGACTCTGGCAGGAACTAAAAAATCATGAGATTTTTTAGAGACTCAAAAGTCTTAGGAAATGATCCTACCAAGCTGCCTTTTACAGTATCTTCCTGTCATATTAAATTTCTATGAAACAACTACAGTAAATCTTTGCCGATCTATATTACTACCTGGGCTAACATTTTTTGGAGCGAGATATATAAAGGAAAACTCCTTGTAACAAGTTAGCACAAACATGGAACATACATACAAATGATTTGAAACagttttgtgaaataattttccaaagtaaTGCTAGGTCTTTACCTGTAACCTTTGTTAGCATGTGACCTGCtatacatattttactttattttttttaaagtaatatttacatccaacatggggctttaagTCAAAACCTCCAAGGATCAAGCATTGCATGATCTatgaactgagccagccaaatgcTTCTGctacacgtttttttttttttttttttaaagattttatttacttagagggagaaagagagagagagaaagagagagagtaggaggaagggaagagacaaagaatctcaagcagatctgGAGCTGAGTGTTGAGCCTgatatgaggcttgatctcacgaccctgagatcatgacctgagctgaaataagagtaggatgcttaaccgactgagctacccaggcgttgCCCTGCTATACATACTTTAAACAGTAAGGCTACATTCTTCGATAGtgataaataatttagaatattgTCACAGTTCGTTTGAGTCAGTAAAGATAAACTATCAATACACTGACTAGAAAGCAGTACCATATAACTGCATATGATCACTGAAGttaaaaatcacttcaaaataaaaaatgcaaattcttccTAGTAAATATCAATATCaagtataagaaaatattcttacCTGTTGCCACTTTTCACTTTCTGCCTGTATACAGGGAGTATCATATATTGCTCTGTAGTGCTTACAAATAGACAAATAGGATCCCTCATGTTGATCCAGCTGAATCATTAAGttataatatttcaattttaatttctgaaaaaaagttgataaaataaattgCGGCTTATGGGTCTTTtctaaacacatttaaaataaacttgcaGTAAGAGATATGTTTAcctctgtattttcttcctggAAAAATTTGGTGTTAATTTTCTTGCTGATGATTTGTGTACGAATGTAATCCTTCACAGCTAGGCAGAGCCTCATTTGCTCCAAAATAAACTCCACTCgctctttcttttccattgacCCATAGGTTTCCACCTGGCCAAAGTAAGACCCCAAATAAGTTTATATTTGGTAATTTCTAAAAATtgcaaaattaaatgtattaaaatattcacatctATCAAACAATAAGAACCTTTTTTGCATACTGGGAGAATGTTGATAATGATATAAAAAGCTAATTTCCTCCAGgaaattacagtaaaaaaaactatataggaaaatggatattttttcttctgacatAAAAAGTTCTGTGAATTTAAGCATATACACAGACTTGTTTAGCTAccatcacaatcaagatacagaacagtcTATCACCCCTAAACTAAGTCCCTCATTTGCCCCTTTGGAGTCACATACTTCTGCCAGTCAGAATGACCTGTTCTCCATCACTATAgatttgtttttcatgaatatGAAACACAGTATGCAATCTCTTGAGTCTTTTTGTACTCAACATAATGCTTTGAATAGTAAAGATTCATCTAAATTGTTATgtatatcaatagttcattccttttattaaaagattttatttatttatttattattattatttaaaatgctttgactcgctcttcatcttttttttttttaatttttttttaattttaatttatttgtgatagtcacagagagagagagagaatgaggcagagacacagtcagagggagaagcaggctccatgcactgggagcccgacgtgggattcgatcccgggtctccaggatcgcgccctgggccaaaggcaggcgccaaaccgctgcgccacccagggatcccaagattttatttatttatttgagaaagagagtgtgcatgcacatgagtgagagaatgggcagagggagacggacaagcaggcttccagctgagtgggaagcctgatgtgggtcttgatcccaggaccctgagatcctgacctgagctgaaggcagacccttaaccgactgagccacccagtgtccctagttcatttctttttatggctaagtagtactccattgtgtggatgaaccagtttaaccattcacctgaAGGATAtctgggtggattttttttttaaatctgtgtccTGCCCCCCCCCTTTATCATGATTCCATCTTGTGCCCATCATGAACAAAACTACTCTGAACATCAGTAGATAGGTTGAGTGTGAActtcaagttttcatttctcttgggcaccAGGAATTGGTattgctgggtcatttggtaaagcatatgtttaactttgtaaaaaatagccaaattgttttccagtggctgcaccactttgcattcccatcagcaatggaTAAGGGTAGTCATCACTTTGCAGCACTGCTGGCACTTGGTTataaacagtatatatatatatatatttttttttttttttcagtatatatatttttaatgttagctATTCTAATAGCATgtagaaggggatccctgggtggctccgcctGTCTTCGGCctaggggcatgatcctggagtcctgggatcaagtcccacatcaggctccctgcatggagcctgcttctctctctgcctggatctctgcctctctctctctgtgtctctcatgaataaataaaatcttaaaaaaaaaaaaaaggcatgtagGGGTAtctcttgtggttttaatttgcattttcctcatgGCTAGTGAGGaaattacattcattcattcatttaaagattttattcatttattcatgagagacagagagaggcaaagacataggcagagggagaagcaggctccatgcagggagcctgatgtgggactccaggatcatgccttgggccaaaggcagatgttcaaccactgagccacccagacatcccttttcttcaaattttaatttaaattctagttagttaacatacttgGGAGCAGGAAAttacaattcttttctttctttctttcttttttttttttttggaaattacaattcttcttttaaaaaatattttatttatttatttgagagacagcgagaACCACACCCATGTGCAAGCATACCCATGTGCAAGcacacacatgagcagagggagagggagaaacagattccccactgagcagggagcctgacatggggctcaatcccaacaccctgggatcatgacatgaactgaaggcagacgcttaagcaactgagccacccacgtgtcccagaAATTACAGTTCTAAACACACAAAAGGATACAACTTATAGGTTTTCTATTTACATAAcaaaaaattacaggaaaaagaGGTgctagtctttttaaaattcaaataacatGGCTGATATAACTCCTAAAGGATATAGAAATGTAGAGTTATAGTAAATATACAACAGatgcaaaatagaaaatcaattacGTCAAATActatgagaaacatttttttatgagaaacatttttaatttaatatttggcATACACATtgcaaatgaatttataaaatggagaatggcaaagcagaaagaaggatatttcattattattattaggactgaaaaaaggtttttatttcacggtcttctttgtaatttttttttctttgtaatttttgttaaggaaaataaaaccttatGCAATGAGCCATCAATGTTTCATTTATGAATCTTTACCCACTCTCCATGtgtcaattactttttttttttaatattttatttattcatgagagagagagagagagagagagagagaggcagagacacaggcagaggtagaagcaggctccatgcagggagcctgatgtgggactcgatcccaggtctccaggatcacaccctgagtcaaaggcaggcaccaaaccgctgagccacccagggatccccatgtcaaTTACTTTGAAGTAAATTTCAGACATATATTTTAGTATGTGTCTCTAACAgataaacattgaaaaaaaaatctaaaaattccttttatcACCAAATACCTAGTCAGTCCCCAAtatctatctcatttattttaattaaataagaatcCACATGAGGCTCATACTTTGCAATTGATAAATAGGTTTCTTATGGCTCTTTTTCCTTGCCATTTATTTGTTGACAAAATCAAGCCAATCATCCTATAGTTTTATAGAGTCTGAATTATGCTGATTGCATCCCTGTGGTATCATTTAATAGGCTCCTCTGTCCCTAGCATATCCTGTAAACTGGTAGTTAAACCTAGAAGCTTTACATAATTGAGGTGAATTTTTTTTGGCAAGACTATTTCAGAGGATGTTGAATCATGAGGCATAATCATCCTAGTTGAAAATAGGGTTtgaaggcaaaactatggagacagtagaaagatcagtggttgccaggggttgggatggggaagagggaggaacaggcagaccagagaatttttagggcagtgaaccTATTTTATATGATACTACATTGATGagcacatttgtcaaaatccgCGGAATATACAACACGAAGAGTGAACCTTAATGCAAACTATTGACTTTCAGTGATCTcatgtcaatgtaggttcatctaTTTTAActaatgtaccactctggtgtgAGATGttggtagaaggggagggagagagaggagagagggagagagagagagagaatgtgtgtgtgtgtgtgcgtgtgtgcgtgcacgtgcatACATGCATGTGCGTGTTGGGAGGGGGACAAtggagtatatgggaactctctgtacttgcCACTCAACTTGGTTGTGaacctaaaagtgctctaaaaaataaaatctggggatccctgggtggctcagcggtttggtgcctgcctctggcccagggcgcaatcctggagtcccaggattgaatcccgcgtcgggctcccggcatggagcctgcttctccctctgcctgtgtctctgcctctctctatcataagtaaataaataaatcttaaaaaaaaaaaaaattaaaaaaataaaataaaaataaaaataaaataaaataaaagaataaaataaaataaaataataaaatgaatataaaaaaataaatcaaatcaaatcaaatcaaatcttctgggcagccccggtggctcagtggtttagtgctgccttcagcccagggcatgatcctggagacctgggatcgagtcccatgtcaggctccctgcatggagcctgcttctccctctgcctgtgtctatgcctctctctctgtctgtgtctgtcatgaataaataaataaaatcttaaaaaaaaagaaagaaaaaaaataaaatcttctaaaaagaataaatgaaaaaaaaaaaaacaaaaagaagacatCTGAAGCTATTTAGAACTAGTATGAGTCTAAACTTTACCACTTCTTGGCAATGACTTAAGGCACGTTACTTAATCCTTTTGAATTTGTTTCCTTGGcagaaaaatggggataaaaatagtGCTGTGCATGAACAGTGAATAAGATAAAGTGTACAGAGAAcataggacattaaaaaaaaaaaaagacaatgcatAGCACACAGGATCTTCTCAGTgttatttttccccttcctttaaCTAAAATGGTACATGACTGAAAAATCAGAATAAGCAATTTTAACTTAATGGAGAAACCATGATAAGCCAAAATTACAAGGAAAATTTTGAGTGTATttcaggtacttttttttttgggtgAGTGAGTCTATGGTTTTTCTCAGATTTCTTGGTTCTTTGTGGTCTAATTTTAAGATCATTCTTAAAAACctgtcctgggggggggggggggggggaacctgtCCTGAAACATGGCAAATTATGAGGCAATGTTTCTTTGTTAAAACAATTTAGCCTAGAAATTGACTGCcaatcaaatatttgttaagaacGAAGCCAATGATTACCAGTGATTCCCTACGGCACAAATAGTACATGAATTactaattctatttaaattctaaagAGAATGAAAGTTTTCAAATAGCACAAAATCAAGACTAATGCATCGATTCTaacttttcttcaaaattcttttagCAGTTAAATTTAGTCAGGACCCTAATTACATAATTTTCAGGTACCTGAATAACCTCATATTCCACTGCACTTACTCTTAATCTTGATAGTTTTGAAAAAGTTTAAAGATGCCAAAATAAGCTATTTCCATAAGACATACTGCCGACTAAATATAAAGATTTTCATTCTAAATGCATCTCCTTACCTGTAACTCTTGTAAAATGGAGGCCGCCTCTTTCACGTCACCATTTTGCTCTTTTATAGTTGCTAATGTCTTAGTCAGTCGAGCACGTTCAATTTCAACATAAATCTACAAATATGAGAAATTTATATTATCAAAATTTCCATAGaaatatgttaacatttaaaGATACAGTTGAACTATTATTCAAACTAAGCCTAATGGTATTTATCATGCAGTTATTGTGTACTTTATCCTCTTTGTACAAATACAACTGTGTGACATTTTACATTTCacaattacataattaaaaaaaatttttattcatttgaagggGGGTGCACatgctcatgcatgcatgcatgcatgaacgCACGCATacccagggaggagaggaagggggggagggagagagaaaatctagagcagattccccacttagaacagagcctgactcagggcttgatttcatgaccctgaaatcatgacctgagcagaaatcaagagttggacacttaaccaacctaGCCACTGAGGTACCTTCACGatcacatatattttaagaacattattCATATTTTGTAGCTTTGCTTTAAGCACCTAAATATGAAATCACTGTTTAATGAATAACAGAATCCTAAGCTATATTAAATAGCAGAAAAAATAGAACAGTGCccttaaaagaattatttgaggggcacctggctggctcagttggtagaacatgtgactcttgatcttggggtcatgagttcaagccccacactggttGTAGAGGTTGTTTaagaataatagtaatataaaaaagaataatagtaataataattaaattaaaataattgatctTGTTAAAGCTACCAGCATTTTTTGCAGTTATAAGTAATGTTAGTGAGTTTATAGTTTCCAACAAATTAAACATCAAAAATTTAACTATAGCCTAATGGAGTCTAGAGAACTAATTATCATGCTTAGGCTTCCTTATCCTTTTAGCCTTTGTTCTGCAGCAACCCCTTTTCCCCAATCCACCCCAGAAAACCTTAATCTCCAAGAATAACAAACTACTTTTACATTCCTAAATGCccatatgtttcttttcttttttaaaagattttatttatcttaaaaagagagagaacaggcatgagcaggggtagagtggggggacagaggaacagagaaagaatcttaagcagatttccTGCTAAGTGGTGAGCTCAacttggagctcaatctcatgaccccaagatcatgacctgagccaatatcaagagtcaaaCACAGCACAGTAACTATTTTTATGATGCATCTCTTTGAGGTGATAAAGAACAGTGTCATATTCATTCTGGATCTAGCACAACAGAggtgtttaataaacatttactgaactaAGGGTGCCTGGCCGCTGGCTAAGTCAGTAGAGCATaaaactcttgatcttagggttgtgggtaaagccccatgttgagtgtagagattacgtaaaaaaaaaaaaatcttggggtgcctaggtggctcagtcagttgagcatctgactattgatttgagctcaggtcatgatctcagggtcatgagactgggtcccacgttgggctgaGTCCCCAcacagtggggagtccgcttgagattctcttttcctctccctgctgccccccacccacaaatgctctcttaaataaatctttaaaaaataaataattaggggatcactgggtggctcagcagtttagcacctgccttcaacccagggtatgatcctggggtcccaggatcgagttccgcatcgggctccctgcatggagcctgcttctccctctgcctatgtctctgcctctctctctctgtgtgtgtgtgtgtctctcatgaataaataaataaaatcttaaaaaaataaataaaatcttttaaaaaaattactgaactGTTAAGTTAAATATAagcttagtttttattttcacatcacAAACACctgtctagaaaaaaataatttactttagtCACCATTTCACACTTGTCttttttagagaaacagaagatTAGGAGAACAAAGAGATcatattaaatacaaatacattctGGCAAGACAGtgaaatttgtaaattaaacttgCAACTATGAatactctattattttttttttaagtaagctttacagccaacatggggctcaaactcacaactgcaagattaagaatcacatgctctgctgactgagccagccaggcactccaatatTCTATTAATTTAAATAGTAGAGTGAAACCTTAGTTATCCCAAG
This window contains:
- the PSMD12 gene encoding 26S proteasome non-ATPase regulatory subunit 12 isoform X2, encoding MVSTSRILVAVVKMCYEAKEWDLLNENIMLLSKRRSQLKQAVAKMVQQCCTYVEEITDLPIKLRLIDTLRMVTEGKIYVEIERARLTKTLATIKEQNGDVKEAASILQELQVETYGSMEKKERVEFILEQMRLCLAVKDYIRTQIISKKINTKFFQEENTEKLKLKYYNLMIQLDQHEGSYLSICKHYRAIYDTPCIQAESEKWQQALKSVVLYVILAPFDNEQSDLVHRISGDKKLEEIPKYKDLLKLFTTMELMRWSTLVEDYGMELRKGSLESPATDVFGSTEEGERRWTDLKNRVVEHNIRIMAKYYTRITMKRMAQLLDLSVDESEAFLSNLVVNKTIFAKVDRLAGIINFQRPKDPNNLLNDWSQKLNSLMSLVNKTTHLIAKEEMIHNLQ